A region of the Chryseobacterium cucumeris genome:
ATGAAGGTTTCGGAAACTGTTCGGTAATCGGAGCCTGCGAAGTAGAGTGTCCGAAAAATATATCACTCGATAATATTGCAAGAATGAACAGAGAATATATGTCTGCCTGGATCAGTAAACCATAACCAATAATTTTAAACCGGAAACCATGGTATTAGTAACCGGAGCCACCGGAATTCTTGGCAGGGTAATCGTTCTGGAGCTTCTAAAAAAAGGCAGAACGGTAAGGGCATGCAAAAGAAAGTCAAGTGATCTCGAAGAGGTCAAAAGATCACTAAGTTACTACACAGAAAATGCAGCTATTCTTTTTGATAAAATTGAATGGGTAGATATCAGCCTTGATGACAAAAAAACCTTACAACAGGCGCTGCAAGGTGTAAAGGAAGTCTATCATTGCGCTGCTAAAGTGAGTTATGATCCTGATGACAGGGAAAAGGTAGAGCGTGTGAATGTGGAAGGAACACAAAACCTCTTAGAATGCTGTAAAAATTCAGGAATCAGCAAGTTTCTGTATGTAAGCTCTGCGGTTATTTTTAAAAAGGAAAGAATGGATAAGCCTGTTGATGAGCACTCTCCTCTTATTAATGATACAAACAATACAATATATGCTGTTTCCAAATATAAAGCTGATTCGGCTGTTTGTAAAGCTTTTAAAGAAGGATTGAATACCATTATCATCAATCCGGGAATGATCATAGGAAGCGGAAACTGGGATAAAAGCAGTGGAAAGTTCCTGCAGAATTTTATAAGGAGTTTTTACACTTTTTCAGGGCAAGCCGGATGTGCAGATGTAAGAGACGTGGCTTTCATTGCTACAGCACTAATGGATAAAAATGTTTTCGGAGAAAGGTTTCTTATTGCCTCTGAAAATATAAAATACAAAGAGCTGTCTGCTATCATTGCCGGGAATCTGCATAAAATAGAACCATTCGTATTGCCAAAAATTTTCTTAAACATAGGAAAATTCCTGAATATACTTTTGGGAGGGTTAGTGCCAAAGCTAAGGATGCTGACCACCCAAAACATTGAATTTCTAACCTCATCCCAAAATATATCCAATAAAAAAGTTGCTACTCTGCTGAAATACCATTTTATTCCGGTTAGAGAAAGTCTTTTATTCCATATTGATAACTTTCTCAGCGAAAAAAAATAGTTCTTCGATATTATAATTTCAGTTTTTTTTCACCCATACACTTACCGAACCAGGATTTACAGTAAACACCGCTTTCCCGTTTTTATCTGTATAAATTTCTTCATGACGGTTCTTTAAAAAATCGGTATAAACCGAATCCGCATGTTCTTTTCCCAATTCTATTTCTTTATAGCCTTCTTCGCTATTAGACATGATTACAATGCAACCCGGATGCTTTTCATCTCCTTTCCGTACAAAAGCTACGCAGTTCGGATGATCAAAATAATCGGTCTGCTTACCGTATGCAAAAAGCTTTCTTACTTCAAGCAGACCGGGAAGCTCTTCAACCTTCGGCATGATGATATGCACTTCCTGCTCATCCTTTGTGTCGATATAATCTGCACCAAAAAGATCGGGATAAAATATGCAGGGATAAGCTTCATCGGTAAGAAGAATAATAGCATAAGCCAAGGGTTTGAACCAGTCTTTCACCGCAGATTCAAGAGCCTGAAGCTGCTGTGTATCATGGTTTTCAACAAAAGAAACTGAGAATACCGGTTTCTTCTCCAGGAAGCTTCCTTTTAAAATCCGGCTCATATCGTAGTCTTTACCATCCTGTGATGCTTTGAAGAAATTATAATGCAGCGGAGCATCAAAACAAGAGATAAGATCAGACATTTTATCGGAAAAATACTCAATTTTTTCTGCCTCGTCTTTCCAGAATTCGCCCAAAACAAAACATTCAGGATTCACTTCTGTTTTAATATAGGAGATCCAGTCTTTCAAAAAGTCGGAGGAGATATGTTTTAAGGCATCCAATCTGATTCCGTCTACTTTCGTTGTTTCCATATACCATCTGATCCATTTTTTCATTTCCTCCACAACATAAGGATTACGGTACTCTATGTCAGCTCCCATCAGATAATCATAATTACCGAACTGATGACTTACGGCATCTGTCCACTCCTCACCATATTCATTATGGATTTTAAAAACACCCTTCATCTCCTCTCCTTCTCTGATCACATAATCAATACCGCTGAAACAGTGATGATCCCATATAAAATCCGAATACACTCCTTTTCTTCCCGGAAAAGTAAATTTCGTATAGGCTGAAACCTCCATATTTTCAGAGATTCTTTCATTACGGTTTTCTTCATTCAGCTGATGTACCATAATCTTTTCTTCTTCATCTCCTCCCATCCTATGGTTTAAAACAATATCTGCATATACAGACATTCCCGCTTCATGCGCTTTCTCTATAGCCATTAAATATTCAGCTTTCGTCCCGTACCGGGTTGGTATGCAACCTTTCTGATCAAATTCTCCCAAATCGTAAAGATCATAGACATCATAGCCACGGCCTTCCCTATTGAGACTGCATTTATTGGCAGGAGGAAACCATACGGCAGTAAATCCCAAATCTCTTAAATATTCTGCTTTTTCAGCAAATTCATTCCATAGGTTCCCGGGATGATACCAATGGAAAAACTGAATAATAACTCCGTTCATATCCGTTAAGATTAACCGTTAACAATTAAACCT
Encoded here:
- a CDS encoding NAD-dependent epimerase/dehydratase family protein, encoding MVLVTGATGILGRVIVLELLKKGRTVRACKRKSSDLEEVKRSLSYYTENAAILFDKIEWVDISLDDKKTLQQALQGVKEVYHCAAKVSYDPDDREKVERVNVEGTQNLLECCKNSGISKFLYVSSAVIFKKERMDKPVDEHSPLINDTNNTIYAVSKYKADSAVCKAFKEGLNTIIINPGMIIGSGNWDKSSGKFLQNFIRSFYTFSGQAGCADVRDVAFIATALMDKNVFGERFLIASENIKYKELSAIIAGNLHKIEPFVLPKIFLNIGKFLNILLGGLVPKLRMLTTQNIEFLTSSQNISNKKVATLLKYHFIPVRESLLFHIDNFLSEKK
- a CDS encoding alpha-amylase, with the translated sequence MNGVIIQFFHWYHPGNLWNEFAEKAEYLRDLGFTAVWFPPANKCSLNREGRGYDVYDLYDLGEFDQKGCIPTRYGTKAEYLMAIEKAHEAGMSVYADIVLNHRMGGDEEEKIMVHQLNEENRNERISENMEVSAYTKFTFPGRKGVYSDFIWDHHCFSGIDYVIREGEEMKGVFKIHNEYGEEWTDAVSHQFGNYDYLMGADIEYRNPYVVEEMKKWIRWYMETTKVDGIRLDALKHISSDFLKDWISYIKTEVNPECFVLGEFWKDEAEKIEYFSDKMSDLISCFDAPLHYNFFKASQDGKDYDMSRILKGSFLEKKPVFSVSFVENHDTQQLQALESAVKDWFKPLAYAIILLTDEAYPCIFYPDLFGADYIDTKDEQEVHIIMPKVEELPGLLEVRKLFAYGKQTDYFDHPNCVAFVRKGDEKHPGCIVIMSNSEEGYKEIELGKEHADSVYTDFLKNRHEEIYTDKNGKAVFTVNPGSVSVWVKKN